One window from the genome of Sesamum indicum cultivar Zhongzhi No. 13 linkage group LG15, S_indicum_v1.0, whole genome shotgun sequence encodes:
- the LOC105177139 gene encoding formate dehydrogenase, mitochondrial-like, with product MAMKRAAASAVRAFISSRNPAPASVLASRGLHASPGSKKIVGVFYQANEYASMNPNFLGCAENALGIREWLESQGHQYIVTSDKDGPHCELEKHIPDLHVLITTPFHPAYVTAERINKAKNLQLLLTAGIGSDHVDLKAAAEAGLTVAEVTGSNVVSVAEDELMRILILVRNFLPGHHQVINGEWNVAAIAYRAYDLEGKTVGTVGAGRIGRLLLQRLKPFNCNLLYHDRIKMDPQLESEIGAKFEEDLDAMLPKCDVIVINTPLTEKTKGMFDKERIAKLKKGVLIVNNARGAIMDTQAVVDACSSGHIAGYSGDVWNPQPAPKDHPWRYMPNQAMTPHVSGTTIDGQLRYAAGVKDMLERYFKGEDFPPQNYIVKDGVLANQYR from the exons ATGGCGATGAAGCGTGCGGCTGCTTCTGCGGTTCGCGCTTTTATTTCTTCACGGAACCCCGCTCCCGCTTCAGTTCTAGCTTCGAGGGGCCTTCAC GCCTCGCCTGGCAGCAAGAAGATTGTGGGCGTCTTTTACCAGGCAAATGAATATGCTTCCATGAACCCCAATTTCCTGGGCTGTGCGGAGAATGCATTGGGCATACGCGAATGGTTGGAATCTCAGGGTCATCAGTACATAGTCACCTCAGACAAGGACGGACCACATTGTG AGCTTGAGAAACACATACCTGATCTCCACGTGCTGATAACCACCCCTTTCCATCCGGCATATGTGACGGCCGAAAGGATCAACAAGGCAAAAAATTTGCAACTTTTGCTCACTGCGGGCATTGGCTCCGATCACGTAGATCTCAAGGCTGCAGCTGAGGCTGGATTAACAGTGGCAGAGGTCACCGGGAGCAACGTTGTGTCAGTTGCTGAAGATGAACTTATGAGGATTCTCATTCTTGTTCGCAACTTTTTGCCTGGTCATCACCAGGTCATTAATGGGGAATGGAATGTCGCAGCTATTGCTTATCGAGCTTACGATCTTGAAGGCAAGACAGTTGGGACGGTTGGAGCTGGACGTATTGGCCGACTGTTGCTCCAGAGGTTGAAGCCTTTCAACTGCAATTTGCTCTACCATGATCGCATCAAGATGGATCCGCAGCTAGAGAGTGAAATTGGAGCCAAGTTTGAAGAAGATCTAGATGCAATGCTTCCTAAATGTGACGTAATCGTCATCAACACGCCTCTCACCGagaaaacaaa AGGAATGTTTGACAAAGAGAGGATAGCTAAGCTGAAAAAGGGAGTTCTAATTGTGAACAATGCTAGAGGTGCAATCATGGATACACAAGCAGTTGTTGACGCTTGTTCCAGTGGGCATATTGCAG GTTACAGTGGAGATGTTTGGAACCCACAGCCAGCTCCAAAGGATCACCCTTGGCGCTACATGCCGAACCAGGCTATGACCCCTCATGTATCCGGAACCACCATCGATGGACAG TTGCGTTATGCGGCTGGAGTGAAGGACATGTTGGAGAGGTATTTCAAGGGAGAAGATTTCCCTCCACAAAACTACATCGTCAAGGATGGAGTACTCGCAAACCAGTATCGCTAG
- the LOC105177141 gene encoding protein NUCLEAR FUSION DEFECTIVE 6, chloroplastic/mitochondrial has protein sequence MASYCTRNLVQRSSNTARTLLFRGQSSHSVAAGPSKLSGLTPTIPRSSPRHRSFLSSRLPVELGCGESLMPLHSVTASALLNSMLSSKVGQWGFLSEGFATPL, from the exons ATGGCGTCCTATTGCACTAGAAATCTCGTTCAACGATCTTCTAACACTGCAAGAACCTTGTTGTTTCGAGGCCAATCATCGCATTCAGTTGCCGCTGGACCATCGAAGCTCAGTGGACTCACGCCCACTATCCCTCGTTCGTCACCTCGTCATCGCTCCTTTCTTTCTTCCAG GCTACCAGTTGAGCTAGGGTGTGGAGAGTCGCTGATGCCACTGCATTCGGTGACTGCATCTGCATTGCTCAACTCAATGCTGTCTTCCAAGGTTGGGCAGTGGGGTTTTCTTTCTGAAG GCTTTGCAACGCCGCTATAA
- the LOC105177138 gene encoding formate dehydrogenase, mitochondrial: MAMKSAATSAIRAFSSSTNPARGLHASPDSKKIVGVFYKANEYASMNPNFVGCVENALGIREWLESNGHQYIVTSDKEGPDCELEKHLPDLHVLITTPFHPAYVTAERIKKAKNLKLLLTAGIGSDHIDLKAAADAGLTVAEVTGSNVVSVAEDELMRILILVRNFLPGYHQVINGDWNVAAVSHRAYDLEGKTVGTVGAGRIGRLLLQRLKPFNCNLLYHDRVKMDPELESQTGAKFEEDLDAMLSKCDIIVINTPLTEKTKGMFDKERIAKLKKGVLIVNNARGAIMDAQAVADACSSGHIAGYSGDVWYPQPAPKDHPWRYMPNQAMTPHISGTTIDAQLRYAAGVKDMLDRYFKGEDFPQQNYIVKDGELASQYR, encoded by the exons ATGGCGATGAAGAGTGCTGCCACCTCTGCAATCCGTGCTTTTAGTTCTTCAACAAACCCTGCCAGAGGCCTTCAT GCTTCACCTGACAGCAAGAAGATTGTGGGTGTGTTCTACAAGGCAAACGAGTATGCTTCCATGAATCCGAATTTTGTGGGCTGTGTTGAGAATGCATTGGGCATACGCGAATGGTTGGAATCCAATGGTCACCAGTACATAGTCACTTCGGACAAAGAAGGTCCAGATTGTG AGCTTGAGAAACACTTACCTGACCTCCACGTGCTGATAACGACCCCTTTCCACCCGGCATACGTGACTGCCGAAAGGATCAAGAAAGCAAAAAACTTGAAACTTTTGCTCACTGCTGGAATTGGCTCTGATCATATTGATCTGAAGGCTGCGGCTGATGCTGGATTAACAGTGGCCGAGGTCACTGGAAGCAATGTTGTCTCAGTTGCTGAAGATGAACTCATGAGGATTCTCATTCTTGTTCGGAACTTTTTGCCTGGATACCATCAGGTTATTAATGGGGACTGGAACGTCGCAGCTGTTTCTCATAGAGCTTATGATCTTGAAGGTAAGACAGTTGGAACAGTTGGAGCTGGGCGTATTGGCCGACTGTTACTCCAGAGACTGAAACCTTTCAACTGTAATCTGCTGTACCATGATCGTGTTAAGATGGATCCGGAGCTAGAGAGTCAAACTGGAGCAAAGTTTGAGGAAGATCTAGATGCAATGCTTTCGAAGTGTGACATAATTGTCATCAACACACCTCTTACTGAGAAAACAAA AGGGATGTTTGACAAAGAGAGGATAGCTAAGCTGAAAAAGGGAGTTTTAATTGTGAACAACGCTAGAGGTGCAATCATGGACGCACAAGCAGTTGCTGATGCTTGTTCCAGTGGGCATATTGCAG GTTACAGTGGAGATGTTTGGTACCCACAACCAGCCCCTAAGGATCACCCCTGGCGCTACATGCCAAACCAAGCCATGACCCCGCACATTTCTGGAACTACCATTGACGCACAG TTGCGTTATGCGGCTGGAGTGAAGGACATGCTGGACAGGTATTTCAAGGGTGAGGATTTTCCTCAACAGAATTACATTGTCAAGGATGGAGAACTCGCGAGCCAGTACCGCTAA